ATGTTCTCATTCTTTATCTCAATCGTAGTAAACATAGGTATGTGGTTTGAGCGTTTTGTAATTATAGTAACATCGTTACACCGTGATTACTTACCATCATCATGGACGATGTTCTCTCCAACATTTGTAGATATAGGTATTTTTATTGGAACGATCGGATTCTTCTTTGTGTTATTCTTATTGTACTCAAGAACATTCCCTGTAATAGCACAAGCAGAGGTGAAAACTATTTTAAAATCATCTGGTGAACGTTATAAAAATATTAGAGAAAGAGGTGAAAGTTTGGTAGGAACAGGAGCAGATGCAAGAACCTCTGGAGATCAAGTAACTAACAATAAAAACGAAGCGTAGGCAATGGAAGCATCTAAAGTAATTCACGCTATTTATACAGATGATGATGTATTGATGTCTGCTGTTAAAAAGGTTAAGGCAGAAAGATACCACATTGAAGAAATATATACACCATTTCCAGTCCACGGACTAGACAAGGCTATGGGGTTAGCACCAACACGTATTGCTATTACCGCTTTTATATATGGTTTAATAGGTTTAACGGTTGCAATTGTTATGATGAATTTTATAATGATTGAAGATTGGCCTCAAAATATTGGTGGTAAACCAAGTTTTAGCTATATAGAAAATATGCCGGCATTCGTGCCAATTATGTTTGAGTTAACCGTGTTTTTTGCGGCGCATTTAATGGTAATTACTTTTTACTTACGTAGTAGAATGTGGCCATTTAAAAATGCTGAAAATCCTGATCCAAGAACTACAGATGATCATTTTTTAATGGAAATTGCTGTAGATGGAAATGAGGAAGCATTGGCAAGTTTACTTAAAGAAACTGGAGCCGTTGAAATTAATTTAATTGATAAAGCGCATTAATA
This genomic window from Mariniflexile sp. TRM1-10 contains:
- a CDS encoding DUF3341 domain-containing protein, which encodes MEASKVIHAIYTDDDVLMSAVKKVKAERYHIEEIYTPFPVHGLDKAMGLAPTRIAITAFIYGLIGLTVAIVMMNFIMIEDWPQNIGGKPSFSYIENMPAFVPIMFELTVFFAAHLMVITFYLRSRMWPFKNAENPDPRTTDDHFLMEIAVDGNEEALASLLKETGAVEINLIDKAH